AACGCTACGTGGCCCGAGAAGTCTACTCGATCATCCGGAAGCCCTCCCATATAGCCACTTGAAAACAATAGGAGCATCTGCGACAACCGGCGTCGGTATGGGAGCCGGGAGTGACGTTACTGTCGGCACTGGCTCATAGGAGTCGCGGGCTCCTCCGTCAGAGCCACCGTCGGACGTTCCATCGCCATAGGAGAGGGCAGTGGCGGAGACTCAACTGGCCCTGATCCTCCGCAGGCAAAGCCAATGACGACGACGGCCGCAACTAGTGAAGCTGCGATAAGTCGGGTCACAAGGAGCTACCTTTTACCCTCGTCCCAGGGAGGAACAACGAACGATCCCCAGATGAGGTTTGCAGTAATGCATACTGAGGTCTCTTTTGTGCTATTGCCCGACCTTTACCCAGTCTGAGATACGTTCAGCAGTACCTTTCTTCTTGCCTCTCAGTCAGCGAACCAACTGATTGCGCCTCATACAGCAACGTGTCGGGGTGGAAGGCATACCAGCCGAACCAGAAAGAGACGTACGACGGTAGTCTTTCCAGTGTCTCTCCACCCGGGCCCGTCAGACCCGTATCCGACACCTGCCAGACCTGTCCCTCGTCGTCAACTACCGTCTGCGGAATGACGGCTGACTGCTTGTCTGGATTCAAGGCGAACTGCCTGCCATCACGCTCGAAGACGCGTGCGTCAGACGATATTGATGACGCCAGAATGACGATCTCAGTTTCGCCGATGGTGTCGTTGACCAGTCTCACCTGGTTCAGGTCGTCTATCGGGAACGCCTTGTGGCTATCACCTTCGCTGAGGGCCAATACCTCGTCTTTCACTTCGAGACGATCGTCCCGGTTCCACACCGGGAACATGGTGCCAGGGTCGATCCGGTACGAGTAGTAGATGGACCTGGTATCGGACTCAGGCTGGTACATCCTGGGCGTGTAGTAGCCAGTTTCGGTTGAAATGACGCTTGTGTTCGGGTGCTCTTCCAGCCACTCCTGCCAGGTAGTCAGAGCGACGGGGAAG
This portion of the Dehalococcoidia bacterium genome encodes:
- a CDS encoding DUF3179 domain-containing protein, with the protein product MYSGKIDGETTTFGTSGLLYRSNKLMYDRLTNTLWSSLVGRPVIGKLAMRDDLVLDYFPVALTTWQEWLEEHPNTSVISTETGYYTPRMYQPESDTRSIYYSYRIDPGTMFPVWNRDDRLEVKDEVLALSEGDSHKAFPIDDLNQVRLVNDTIGETEIVILASSISSDARVFERDGRQFALNPDKQSAVIPQTVVDDEGQVWQVSDTGLTGPGGETLERLPSYVSFWFGWYAFHPDTLLYEAQSVGSLTERQEERYC